tgactgagccagccaggcacccctgaggtttatttttatgtagtcagatttaacaatctttttttttttttttttaagattttttttttttttatcatcagagagagagaaggggagagagcaagcacaggcagacagaatggcaggcagaggcagagggagaagcaggctccctgccaatcaaggagcccgatgtgggactcgatcccaggacactgggatcatgacctgagccgaaggcagctgcttaaccaactgagccacccaggcgtcccaacaatcTTTTTTGACTTTGGGTTCGCCCTAGTTAGAAGGCcttcccaggggcacctgagtggctcagttggtgaagtgtctgcctttggctccagtcatgatcccagggtcctggatcagtctcgcattgggcttcctgctcaacggggaatctgcttctccctctccctctgcagttccccctgcttgtgggctccctctctcaaataaaataaaatcttaaaaaaaaaaaaaaaaaaaaagaccttcccAACTTTTAGGCTATGAGGAATTCAACCCTATTTTATTCTGGttagaaaatacatatacatacataaaatctccTGTGATAAGTATACAGATTGCACTGCCGTGAAGACTGTGTGAGTAACATTTTTGTCCTTGAGTATATGTTACTAGAAAGTGAGCTTCAAGAAGAAGAGTCCTGTTTGTCCTAACactagtgcctagaacagtgcctggctcaggGTAGGAGTTCAGTGAACACTTCCGGATTGAATTTGTAGCAGGAAATTGTCAGAGTAGAATCCTGAAGGAAAGGTTATTTGCATTTGTAAATAATTCTAAAAGTTAAAATGCTCCCTGTTGACTGGTTGGCCACTGCAGCCGGGGCCTCGGCTTCCACCCCTCCCCGGAAACATGCAGTCTGTGTTGAGGCCACTTCCTTGTTGCCTTCCGGTGGTCACTCCTGCGTCTTCTGCTTCACAGAAccctcccccctccacaccccattTTGTTGTTCATTCCCTAAAACACTCttgatgatgatgacagctgCTGTTTATAGCATGCCAGTCAGAGAAGTTGCTAGGCGCTCTCACATAGTGAGTCCTCACAGCACGCTGAGGTCAGAGGATTGCCCGAGGTCCTGGAGTCGGGACACAGCCCATGTCTGAGCATACCTTTGGCAGGCAGGTGAAAGGGGGAGGAAACAGGGTGGTGGCTTAGCGAGAGCTGCACAGCGGGCTTTTTAAGGGCAGGTTTGATTTAGATGTGCTGAATGATTGGTAACAGGAACTCAGCACTCTTAGTAAGTTTCCTGTGGTTATGATTCAGCTTAATGGGGAGGCGACTGAGTTGTTCCTGCTTCTCATCCTCTGAGCTGGGTAACacctttttactatttttcttctttaagtcttactgttttttaaattttattttgtattgccttaagtaatctctacacccaacttggggcttgaactcaagaccccaagatcaagagttgcatgctgtacggactgtgccagccaggtgccccccatgctGGGTAGCAATTTCAAGAATGTGTTTTGGCCACCTCCTCAGTGTGATTAATTCAGTCGTGAGCACAGTGATGTTAAGGTATACTGATGTTCACTTCTGGAAGCTCTGGAAGCCAGGCGAGGCCAGGATGAGCCTGGAGTGTGTTTGTGAGCCATTGTGAAGCAGGACCCCACTCTAAGCCCATTGTTGTCCCAACCTGGCTCGTGGAGCTGTGTCTTCTTCCAGCCCCCTTTGGAGATAGCCTTGCCAGCTGGCTTTCAGAAGCATAGCGGCCAGGTTATTTTTAGTTCACAGAGCAGTGGTATCCAGACTGTCAGGTCCCGGAGGCCATTAATAGCTCAGGTTAGAGAAGGTAAGGTGACAGCAGTCCAAGAGGGCAGCAGCTGCCTAAGTGGGTCAGGCCTATTGTTGTGCAGCAGGTCAGCTGCCTCCAGCCAACAGGGATTTTGGTAGAGGATGATTTCTCCTGTCTGCACTGGAATTGTGGACGCACCCAGATAATCTTGTTTCCCTGTGCACATCACCCCTCTGGTTTTGTGGCTCCATTTTCAACCTTTTTTACCTTTTTGGGGGATGTGTCGGGTGAGGAAATACGTTCAGGAACTTACTGCCAGTaccacacttctttttttctgaatcatACTGTTTTGAACTTCCAAATAGACTCTTTCCTTTACCCTGATGGTCTCCGTGTTGATGGATAAGTTTGTTTGCCAGAGTTTATGCTGCTTATTATTTTGTAGCCTTAAcacagggtggggggaggatgtGGCGATGAGATTTCTAGGGCTAAGGAcagttaattatataattatgtatgttAGGTACAatgtgatatatctatatatgtagtAGGGTGAGaataagttataaaaatatttcacaaacacaaataccatatgatttcacttacatgtggaatctaaaaaacaaaacaaatgaacaaaccaaaaaaagaaacaggcccataaatacagagaacagactgatgatGGGCGCCAGATgggctggtggggggatgggaaaatgggtgaagggcagTGGAAGGTACAGGCTCTCAGATGTGGAATGAATAAGTCCCAGGCATGGAAGGTACAGTGTAGAGAATACAGTCCGTGGGATTGTAGTGGCATTGTGTGGGGACAGATGGTGGTTGTGCTCGTGGGGAGCAGAGCACGATGTTGAAGCTTGTTGAATCACTTTGTGCACGTGAAACTAATCTAgagtgtgtcaactgtacttccataAAAAATACTTCACTTgtttagaaattatttgaaaattatttctggCTTTCAAAATAACGTGTGTGTCTAGTGTGAAGTTTttgctgaccaaaaaaaaaataaataaataaaggtagttTTTGTTGATTAATTGAGGGATCAGAGCCAAAATGTTTTCACTgacctgaagttttttttttttttttttttaagattttatttatttatttgacagagatcacaagtaggcagagagacaggcagaggggagtggggagcaggctccctgctgagcagagagcccgaccctgagatcatgacctgagccgaaggcagaggcttgaacccactgagctgcccaggcacccctgacctgaAGTATTTTTGTCAAGattaaatatatagtttattaCTGAATTTATTAAAGAAGTAGATCTTCAGTAAACAACATATTCTAACATTACTAAATATGTGATTATATTAGTGGTACCTTAGCTGGAGTATTTTAACACAATTCTGGAAATATTTCATCTTTCGGAACAGCACTAAGTCCTTGTACAAGGACATGCTAAAAGTAGTTAGATAATTTTCCTGAGAGGTGGCCCCTATTAAGTGACatgtttttcttaagaattttttattttattttattattttaaaaaatatttttaaaaatttgggtgtGAGAgggcgtgagcagggggaggaacagagggagagggaaagcagactgcctgctgagtcGGGTGCTtgcctgcagggctccatcccaggacactgagaccgtgacctgagccaaagacagatgcttaatgaactgagccagcctggtgcttctcaaatatatttttaatacatattaaaataaggTATTTATAAACATTCTTAAggagtgcctggatagctcagttggttaaacgtctgccttcagctcaggtcacgatctcagggtcccgagatcgagcTGGACTttggtctccctctccctctgctcctccccctgctcatgtttgtgCCTGCTCGGTCTCTCTCTTTAGCTTTTAAGTAAAAgctaatatatatacacataaatatatatgaatatttttttttcttaagattttatttatttatttgatacccgagagagaggcaggcagagagacgggggaagcaggctccccgccaagcagggagcccaatgtggggctcgatcccaggaccctgagatcatgacctgagccaaccggcagaggcataacccactgagccacccaggcgccccatggataTGTATATTTGAGAATGCTTTCATTTCAGGAAAATGTTCTTAGTACATTTGAAATCAGTAATATAAATGGAGAGTTTGAACAAATATGCTTTGGAAACTTAACTTGCAAGAACTGTCCAGAGAAGTTGACTAGTTTTTGATGGGGTAAACTTTGAAATTATGACTCTGAACAATGGTGGGAATTAGGACCCCTGTGCAATTGAAAATCCACAGATTTTTGACTCCCAAAAATCTAACTTAGCAATAAcagttaacatatattttgtgGCATATGCTGTATTCTTAGAAAAAGCcgtctagagaaaagaaaatgttaacataagagaaaatattttacagaCTGTACTGTATTTGTGGAAAAAGACCTGCATAAAAGTGGACCTGTGCAATCGAAACCCATGTTTTTGAGGGTCAGCTGTATTGAATTGTAGCCAGAATCCACACTTAGAAGATTGTAcctcttaaaagttctcatcacaagaaaaaaatggtaatggTTGGTGACAGATGTCAACTCCTGgagatcattttgtaatatatacaaacaTTGAACcctcatgttgtacacctgaaaccaatgtaacgttatatcacagtttttaaaaaatggcatcttGCATTTGTGTATTGCTTTATCctgttcaaatacattttttcagttctttagaGGCTTGATCTCATTTCTATTGGTAAAAATTTTGAACATGTCCTCCAGATAGAGATGTAAACTATATGGTTCTCCACCAAAATATGGCATATATTGTAAAACTTACAAAAAGTTAAAGGGGGAATGAGATAAAATGAGCTAGGCAGAGATCTGATATTTTCTCCTCTACTCCTTGAGTTGGGGTCACCCCATTTAGCACCCGCTACACTAGAAGATCGTATGAAGTTTAGAGTTTATTTGGAGCCAATGAAGTTGTGCAAGAAACACATCTAACTGCCCTCTTTTTTGAAGTGCTTGATGCTCTTGGTGTCTATGACATGGAGTTTCTCGAGTTGCTTCAAATCTTCCCCCTTGGTGGCTTTGGGGTGCCCTCACTAGATCTTGGAGAGCCTGGCCTTCTGTATCTTACCGTCTTCTCTTTTTTACCCATCTCCCCAAAACTGGGGACTTCAGAATCTGGGTCTGAGCTCTGACGTCACTCTTGAGCTAACCACTTGATTAATAATCCAAATGCTTGTCCAGTTCCCACAATCAGACTCTGTGTGTCCCCATCTGAGCTGTTAGACGTCCCTCCAGACCTGCTGCTCCTCTCCATTCTCCATTCGTGATGCCTTCATTACCTAGAAGTGAAACGAGAGAAACCGGTGGTGGTCTCCCTTTCTACATCCGTCAGCTACCaagtggaaaaatattttctctttccttttcatccACAGCCTCAACTCTTCCCCTGTGGAATTGGAATAGCCTCCTCATTGGTCTGTGTAATTCCTTTCCACTTGCCACAGCCACCACCCTGCAGCCAAGGAGTTAGTCAGAAATGCAGATCCGGCCACCATCTCCTGGCCGAATGTCGCTCAGTCGCTCTGCTGATGGAGGCCACGCTCCCTGCACCACGATCCGTGTGCCTCGTTAGCCCTGGTTGGCTTCAcgcctctccctgtgcccttttTGCTTCTGCTTCAGCCTCCAacaattgtttattttcttcctagtgtactctctttactttttttttttttttttaaagattttatttatttatttgacagagatcacaagtaggcagagaggcaggtggcgggggtgggggggtggggaggaagcaggctcgatgccgagcagagagcccgatgtggggctcaatcccaggaccctgggatcatcacctgagccaaaggcagaggcttaacccactgagccacccaggtgcccctctctttacatttttaaaaaatgtaacacacTTGCACACTCACCTAGCTTGTTCCCCTGGTTAGAGAAACTGCAGCTTCCTGTCCCCCATTTCTCTGTCCTCACAGCCAAGCCTCTCAGCTCCAGCGGGCTCTCCTTGTCCGGATTTCTCTCACTCTGAATTGCACGCTTGTTGCTTCCTGACTCTTAGTGCTCAGGCTTTGTCTTTCTGTGGGAAGCGAGCTGCGCGCTCTTAGGCCTCTGCCTCACGTCCCACGTTTCCACCCCTCCTTTCACCCAGCAGAGCTGTGTGTCTTCCTTACATTGTTCTTCCGTAGGCTGGCCTTCTAGAAAAATAGTAAATACAGtcgatgtatttctttattttccatgtaTTAATGCTCTGGGGTTACGGTTTTTTAAAGGAACATgggtcaacatttttttttaactcatcaaTTAATGAGGGAACTCATTAATTAGATGCTAACTCATTAATTAGATTAATTAGATGTTCTAATTGGTTTAAAGGAGAATTTAGACAGAACACGCACACACATAATCAGGAATGCCAAAGTGCAGTGCAGATGATCAGTACACATGGTCAGTATCCACAGGGTAATAATCAATTGTATTCCTCTGAACagagtttttaattatttggatAAGAAATCTTTTGCCTTCTTCTCACAGTTTTTACAACTCAGAGTCAGGTGCAGGGCCCCCTAAACTCAGGTAGCCCAGGGACGCAGTGGACAGTGAGCCCATTCAGCTTGTTTCCTGGTCTCAAGGCTCTTTCACAGCCTTTCTTGACACATCTTCCCCATTGGGGGCATAATGATGTCAAAGAAAGATGATTCTTGGTCACAGAAAAAGCCTGGTCCTGTTAGCGTTGCAGGTACAGCAAGAATGTTAACCATACGGGCCACCTTGAGTTTGCTCTTGAACCACTGCTGAGGTTACAAATCAACTTCTGTCCCAAAGTTTTCACGCAGAATCTCGGACTAGGTGAGTTTGAGAGTGGGGATGTAAGCCCAAGAAACTTTCTCCATCCTTTTTTTACTTGTAGTACCTATAAATTCGGTGAATTCTTCTCTTAACAAGACTCCAAAATTTGCTGAGGTCCTGCCCTGACAGCCGTGATCTTCCTTACCACATTGAGGCCGTGACCTCCACGCAGGTTTTTCCTGGGAGGGCTTTGTGGACAGCAGATCTGTAAATAATGTTGACCTTGATTCCTTAAAAGTGGCTTGTCATGCTTGAGTCACTGAGACTCAGTCTCAAATAGGACACGTCAGGTAGGGCCTTGGTTTGCATAATCAAGTCATCCAGTTACGTCCTGATTAAATAGAGGACAGATTTTTATAGAACCCACAGAAATAACTAAATAGCTGTGAAAACTACAAAGcctaagaatgttttttttttttttttaattttaagtatttttaggaAACCCTGCAGTAATAAAGTActgtttagatttctttctttttttttctcttaaagtatGTTCTTTTTGTTGTGATCTCTAATTGGTAGGTTGTCATCCTGTTTTCTGTCAAAATGTAGGAGTCCTTGGTACTAGAGACTGTTAAAGAGatcttcctggggcgcctgggtggctcagtgtgttaggcctctgcctttacctcaggtcatgatctcagggtcctgggatcgagtcccgcatcggcctctctgctccgcggagagccttcttccctctctctctctgcctgcctctcttcctgcttgtgatctctctgtcaaataaataaataaaatctttaaaaaaaaaaaaaaaaaagatcttcctgTTTGTTAGAAGTACCTGGTATGTGTAGGCTCTTTCAAGGCTCTGTCTTCATAATTATACTCCCGATTATCTCTTCCAGGTTCATATTGAGATCCACTGAAGGCCTTCCGCTGACTGACAGAGGGCGCGTCGTCAGGCTCACCACATCAGAGAACACACAGCATGAGGGACACCTGCCTCGGGAAGGtgcaggcagcgggagaggacTCAGATCGGCTGCTGTATGGACTTgaaggagcacagagggagagcccTTGCCCGACAGATACGCCTTCCCCTTCCGGGATGCCTAGGCCTGCCGTCGATGGGGATGGAAATTCACAAAGTGAGGAGTTATCAGTGGAAATGAAAAATGCTTCGAGTGAGGCCAGCCTCTTCCTTCACAATGGCAACAAAACACTTCCATGTTTGAAAGAATCATTACGAAGAAATTCAGCTTCTGTAGCGGGTCAGAGCAAGACTGTGCATGTGTTCTGCGCCCCCGCCGGAGAGCGTTCTGCTGGGATGTGCTGCGGAGCGAGGGAGGCTCTGCTGGGGCGCGGGCTGGAAGGAGGGCCCGGGGCCACCAACCGCCATGGAGGACGGGGCCGCACAGCGGAGTCTCAGGCGTCAGGACTACTGCGCCCTCAGAAGCGGTCAGAATCAGGGATTTCTGAGGAGGAACCGCCAAGTGCTCTTCTGGAGGGGCTAGGCTTTGAGTTGGAACTGTCTGGCCTGCATTTCGTCCTCTCTCCACTGCTGCACGCACACCCTGAAGTTTTCCTGAATGAGACACAAAGTGTTTTCCTTGGCCACTCAGAGCCCCTGTTTTCGGAGCCAACGGTAGAATCCAAGAAGATGCTTTCAAGTGTAAGAAGTACCTCGGACGATCTGCAGATAATACTGGGGCTACTGGCTCTACCAGCTTTCGAAATAGCAAATTCAATACGCCATAGTTAAGGTGCAAGCCGAACAATAAAAATAGtgagattaattttaaaacttgtctTAGAATGGTTTCTTTCACATGAATCTGGATGCACACGGGGCAGCCGTGAAGTTCCTGCTTCAGTTTGTATGATCAGACAAACTTTGAGTGGAATTTCAACTCACGGGAAGTTGGTTGATGTGAGGGGAGACTTTTGAACGTGTTTTAGCTTGTG
The sequence above is a segment of the Mustela lutreola isolate mMusLut2 chromosome 17, mMusLut2.pri, whole genome shotgun sequence genome. Coding sequences within it:
- the LOC131819632 gene encoding protein FAM220A-like isoform X1, which translates into the protein MRDTCLGKVQAAGEDSDRLLYGLEGAQRESPCPTDTPSPSGMPRPAVDGDGNSQSEELSVEMKNASSEASLFLHNGNKTLPCLKESLRRNSASVAGQSKTVHVFCAPAGERSAGMCCGAREALLGRGLEGGPGATNRHGGRGRTAESQASGLLRPQKRSESGISEEEPPSALLEGLGFELELSGLHFVLSPLLHAHPEVFLNETQSVFLGHSEPLFSEPTVESKKMLSSVRSTSDDLQIILGLLALPAFEIANSIRHS